One window of Nocardia sp. NBC_00508 genomic DNA carries:
- a CDS encoding protoporphyrinogen oxidase, translating to MRIAVVGGGISGLVAAYRLRTLLGSGADLLVLDRAERVGGILYTGELAGEPLDLGAEAFVGRRPEVPELLRELELESQLVTPAGLRPLVWSGGAAHRLPEGTLMGIPANAESMRGLVDAATLARIAAEPDRPLTWVPGSDTDVYGLVADRFGAQVAERSVDPLLGGVYAGSSRSIGVRAALPTLAAALDDGAPSLTAAVGAALPPPSNAPVFGGIRDGYRVLLDALAARSGASLVTATPGTRLARGLRGWVVDPIGAVDAVVLATPAPVTARLLAAVAPGAAAELAGVELSSSVVVALALPRETALPQNSGILVATGEPLRAKAFTLSSRKWTHLAQRESALVRASFGKFGDDAPLAWPDAELVTAATEDLAAVTGVAIEPTAAVVQRWPGGLAQYAPGHPARIAAVEAEVAALDGLAVAGAYLHGVGVPACVASGVAAAHRIAAQVGVDTAH from the coding sequence ATGCGTATCGCGGTGGTCGGCGGTGGGATCAGCGGGCTGGTGGCCGCGTATCGGCTGCGGACGCTGCTCGGGTCGGGCGCCGACCTGCTCGTGCTCGATCGGGCCGAGCGAGTCGGCGGCATCCTGTACACCGGTGAATTAGCCGGGGAGCCGCTGGATCTCGGAGCCGAGGCGTTCGTCGGACGGCGGCCGGAGGTGCCCGAACTGCTGCGTGAACTCGAACTCGAGTCGCAGCTCGTGACCCCTGCCGGGCTGCGGCCGCTGGTGTGGTCGGGAGGTGCCGCGCACCGGTTGCCGGAGGGCACTCTGATGGGTATTCCGGCGAACGCCGAGTCGATGCGCGGGCTGGTCGACGCCGCGACGCTGGCCCGGATCGCCGCGGAACCCGACCGGCCGCTGACCTGGGTACCGGGCTCGGATACCGATGTCTACGGCCTGGTCGCCGACCGATTCGGCGCGCAGGTCGCCGAACGTAGCGTGGATCCGCTGCTCGGCGGCGTCTACGCGGGCAGTTCGCGCTCCATCGGCGTCCGCGCCGCGCTGCCCACGCTGGCCGCGGCCCTGGACGACGGCGCGCCCAGCCTCACCGCGGCCGTCGGCGCCGCCCTGCCGCCGCCCTCGAACGCACCGGTCTTCGGTGGAATCCGCGACGGCTACCGGGTACTGCTCGACGCGCTGGCCGCACGCTCGGGCGCGAGCCTCGTCACGGCGACGCCGGGCACCCGCCTGGCCAGGGGCCTGCGCGGCTGGGTGGTCGACCCGATCGGCGCCGTCGACGCGGTGGTGCTCGCCACCCCGGCGCCGGTGACCGCGCGCCTCCTCGCAGCCGTCGCCCCTGGCGCCGCAGCGGAATTGGCGGGCGTCGAACTGTCCTCTTCGGTGGTGGTCGCCCTTGCGTTGCCGCGCGAGACCGCGCTGCCGCAGAACTCGGGCATTCTGGTAGCCACCGGAGAACCGTTGCGCGCCAAGGCGTTCACCCTCTCCAGCCGCAAGTGGACCCATCTCGCACAACGCGAAAGCGCCCTCGTCCGAGCCTCTTTCGGCAAATTCGGGGACGACGCTCCGCTCGCGTGGCCGGACGCCGAACTCGTCACCGCCGCCACCGAAGATCTGGCCGCCGTCACCGGCGTCGCCATCGAACCGACCGCGGCGGTGGTCCAGCGCTGGCCCGGCGGTCTCGCCCAGTACGCGCCCGGCCACCCCGCCCGCATCGCGGCCGTCGAAGCCGAGGTCGCGGCACTCGACGGTCTCGCCGTGGCCGGTGCGTATCTGCACGGCGTCGGCGTACCCGCATGCGTCGCCTCGGGCGTCGCCGCGGCGCACCGAATCGCTGCTCAGGTCGGCGTAGACACCGCACACTGA
- the msrB gene encoding peptide-methionine (R)-S-oxide reductase MsrB, with product MSSDADTSLPAPRIQLSPQEWRLKLNPEEYAVLREAATERPFIGEYTDTKTEGVYVCRACGTELFRSTEKFDSHCGWPSFFDPAGSDAVILRSDDSLGMHRVEVLCANCHSHLGHVFEGEGYNTPTDKRYCINSIALRLHPSDSAAE from the coding sequence ATGAGCTCCGACGCCGACACATCCCTGCCCGCGCCGCGGATCCAGCTCTCCCCGCAGGAATGGCGGTTGAAGCTGAATCCGGAGGAGTACGCGGTGCTGCGCGAGGCCGCCACCGAGCGCCCGTTCATTGGCGAGTACACCGACACCAAGACCGAAGGCGTCTACGTCTGCCGGGCCTGCGGCACGGAACTGTTCCGCAGCACCGAGAAGTTCGACTCGCACTGTGGCTGGCCGTCCTTCTTCGATCCAGCGGGCTCCGACGCGGTGATTCTGCGATCGGACGACTCACTCGGCATGCACCGGGTCGAAGTGCTGTGCGCGAACTGCCACAGCCACCTCGGCCACGTGTTCGAGGGCGAGGGGTACAACACGCCCACCGACAAGCGCTACTGCATCAACTCCATCGCCCTGCGACTGCACCCCTCGGACAGCGCAGCGGAGTAA
- the dxs gene encoding 1-deoxy-D-xylulose-5-phosphate synthase — protein sequence MGVLSRVDSPEDLRRLTVPQLRELAEEIREFLVRKVAATGGHLGPNLGVVELTIALHRIFDSPADPLIFDTGHQAYVHKILTGRKDQFDSLRKQGGLSGYPSRAESAHDWVESSHASAALSYADGLAKAFALSGQDRHVVAVVGDGALTGGMCWEALNNIAAAPDRPVVVVVNDNGRSYAPTIGGLADRLTALRTQPAYEHALDAGKRILKSIPRVGESAYSMVHAVKAGIKDAVSPQELFSDLGLKYVGPVDGHDVAALEAALRRAKDFGGPVVVHAVTQKGRGYAPAENHVADQMHACDPIDPLTGAPVGGPKALGWTSVFSEELIAHAERRADIVAITAAMPGPTGLAAFGERFPERMFDVGIAEQHAMASAAGLALGGMHPVVAIYSTFLNRAFDQLLMDVALLKQPVTVVLDRAGITGSDGASHNGMWDLSVLGIIPGIRVAAPRDAATLREELAEALAVNDGPTAVRFPKGSVADDISAVERLDGVDVLRMAEPEGGSVQAVHGDVLLIAVGSFAGVALEAANLLEAEGVSVTVIDPRWVLPVSDTLLKLAENYRLVVTLEDGGLHGGIGSTVSARLRNSGLDIPTRDLGVPQQFLDHASRGEVHADLGLTAPDIAQRIGRWLAAR from the coding sequence GTGGGAGTGCTTTCCCGGGTCGACTCGCCCGAAGATTTGCGCCGGCTGACGGTGCCGCAGTTGCGCGAGCTGGCGGAAGAGATCCGCGAGTTCCTGGTGCGCAAGGTCGCCGCCACCGGCGGGCACCTCGGCCCCAACCTCGGTGTGGTCGAGCTCACCATCGCCCTGCACCGGATCTTCGACTCGCCGGCCGACCCGTTGATCTTCGACACCGGGCACCAGGCCTACGTGCACAAGATCCTGACCGGTCGCAAGGACCAGTTCGATTCGCTGCGTAAGCAGGGCGGCCTGTCCGGCTATCCGAGCCGGGCCGAAAGCGCGCACGACTGGGTGGAGTCCTCGCACGCGTCGGCGGCACTGTCCTACGCGGACGGACTGGCGAAGGCGTTCGCCCTCAGCGGGCAGGACCGGCACGTGGTCGCGGTGGTCGGCGACGGCGCACTCACCGGCGGCATGTGCTGGGAGGCGCTGAACAACATCGCCGCCGCTCCGGACCGTCCGGTGGTCGTCGTGGTCAACGACAACGGCCGCTCCTATGCGCCCACCATCGGCGGGCTGGCCGACCGGTTGACCGCGCTGCGCACCCAACCCGCCTACGAGCACGCGCTGGACGCGGGCAAACGCATCCTGAAGAGCATTCCCCGGGTGGGTGAATCGGCGTACTCGATGGTGCATGCGGTGAAAGCCGGCATCAAGGACGCGGTCAGCCCACAGGAGCTGTTCAGCGACCTCGGCCTGAAGTACGTCGGGCCGGTGGACGGCCACGACGTCGCCGCGTTGGAGGCGGCGCTGCGCCGGGCCAAGGACTTCGGCGGACCGGTAGTCGTGCACGCCGTGACGCAGAAGGGTCGCGGCTACGCGCCCGCCGAGAATCACGTCGCCGACCAGATGCACGCCTGCGATCCGATCGACCCGCTGACCGGCGCTCCGGTCGGCGGCCCCAAGGCGCTGGGCTGGACGTCGGTGTTCTCCGAGGAACTGATCGCGCACGCCGAGCGGCGCGCCGACATCGTGGCCATCACCGCCGCGATGCCGGGTCCGACCGGGCTGGCGGCGTTCGGGGAGCGGTTCCCGGAGCGGATGTTCGACGTCGGCATCGCCGAACAGCACGCCATGGCCTCGGCGGCGGGTCTGGCGCTCGGCGGCATGCATCCGGTCGTCGCGATCTACTCGACGTTCCTCAATCGCGCCTTCGACCAGCTGCTGATGGACGTGGCCCTGCTGAAGCAGCCGGTGACGGTGGTGCTGGACCGCGCGGGCATCACCGGCTCCGACGGCGCCAGCCACAACGGCATGTGGGATCTATCGGTGCTCGGCATCATTCCCGGCATCCGGGTCGCCGCGCCGCGCGACGCCGCGACGTTGCGCGAGGAACTGGCCGAGGCGCTGGCCGTCAACGACGGTCCGACCGCAGTGCGATTCCCGAAAGGCAGTGTGGCCGACGATATCTCGGCGGTCGAGCGGCTCGACGGGGTGGACGTGCTGCGGATGGCCGAGCCGGAGGGCGGCTCGGTGCAGGCGGTGCACGGCGATGTCCTGCTCATCGCAGTCGGCTCGTTCGCGGGGGTCGCCCTGGAGGCGGCGAATCTGCTCGAGGCCGAAGGAGTTTCGGTCACCGTCATCGATCCGCGCTGGGTGTTGCCAGTATCCGACACGCTACTGAAGCTCGCCGAGAACTACCGGCTCGTGGTCACGCTGGAGGACGGCGGGCTGCACGGCGGCATCGGCTCGACGGTGTCGGCCCGCCTGCGTAACTCCGGCCTGGACATCCCGACCCGCGATCTCGGTGTGCCGCAACAGTTCCTGGACCACGCCTCGCGCGGCGAGGTACATGCGGACCTAGGGTTGACCGCCCCCGACATCGCCCAGCGGATCGGTAGGTGGCTGGCCGCTCGCTGA
- a CDS encoding ribonuclease D, with protein MSVPEESQPSVATPLLAPAEGVPPVLDTAAQISAAAARILAGTGPLAVDAERASGFRYSARAYLIQLRRAGAGTFLIDPIPLVDDLAPLAEAINELEWVLHSADQDLPGLAELGLRPARLFDTELGGRLAGFERVGLAAMVERLLGRALRKGHGAADWSTRPLPDEWLNYAALDVELLLELRDEVAAALHTQGKTDWAAQEFEHIRTLDPPAPKAERWRRTSGIHTLRRTRQLAVVRELWTARDVLARARDVAPARILPDAAIIAAAAAEPKSIAQLRTLPVFGGPRQRRYSREWLAAIEHGRSLPDSELPPLTQPFDGPPPVNRWERRDPAAAARLTRARAAMGELSAEHAIPVENLLAPDLVRRLCWDGLPDYDVAELSAAVDGFLKSSGARPWQRELAAPRLTAALLPSDRLVYPAGSPEPATSASGQPPTDPLGDVGGGQP; from the coding sequence ATGTCCGTACCAGAAGAATCCCAACCCTCGGTCGCGACGCCCTTGCTCGCGCCTGCGGAGGGCGTACCACCGGTACTGGACACCGCCGCGCAGATCAGCGCCGCCGCCGCCCGGATCCTCGCGGGCACCGGACCGCTGGCCGTGGACGCCGAACGGGCGTCCGGCTTCCGCTACTCGGCCCGTGCCTATCTGATCCAATTGCGCCGTGCCGGCGCGGGCACGTTCCTCATCGATCCGATTCCGCTCGTGGACGACCTCGCCCCACTGGCCGAGGCGATCAACGAACTGGAGTGGGTCCTGCATTCCGCGGACCAGGACTTGCCCGGTCTGGCCGAGCTCGGTTTGCGTCCGGCCAGACTGTTCGACACCGAGCTGGGCGGACGGCTGGCCGGTTTCGAACGCGTCGGGCTCGCCGCGATGGTGGAGCGTCTGCTGGGCCGGGCGCTGCGTAAGGGCCACGGTGCGGCCGACTGGTCTACCCGGCCACTGCCGGACGAGTGGCTGAACTACGCCGCGCTCGATGTGGAATTGCTGCTGGAGCTGCGCGACGAGGTGGCCGCCGCCCTCCATACGCAGGGCAAAACAGATTGGGCGGCACAGGAATTCGAGCACATTCGCACGCTGGATCCGCCCGCGCCGAAGGCCGAGCGCTGGCGGCGTACCTCGGGCATACATACGCTGCGCCGGACCAGGCAGCTGGCGGTGGTGCGCGAACTGTGGACCGCGAGGGACGTGCTGGCCCGCGCCCGCGATGTGGCGCCGGCCCGCATTCTCCCGGATGCCGCGATCATCGCCGCGGCCGCCGCAGAGCCGAAGTCGATCGCGCAATTGCGCACGCTACCGGTGTTCGGTGGCCCGCGGCAGCGCCGGTATTCCCGCGAATGGCTCGCCGCCATCGAGCATGGTCGCAGCCTGCCGGACAGTGAGCTGCCGCCACTGACCCAGCCGTTCGACGGTCCGCCACCGGTCAACCGATGGGAGCGGCGCGACCCGGCCGCGGCCGCGCGTCTGACCAGGGCACGGGCTGCGATGGGCGAGCTGTCGGCCGAGCACGCGATACCGGTGGAGAATCTGCTCGCGCCGGATCTGGTTCGCCGGCTGTGCTGGGACGGGTTACCCGACTACGACGTGGCCGAGCTGTCCGCCGCGGTCGACGGATTCCTGAAGTCCAGCGGCGCCCGGCCCTGGCAGCGGGAGCTGGCGGCGCCGCGGCTGACGGCTGCGTTGCTGCCGTCGGATCGGCTCGTGTACCCCGCGGGTTCGCCCGAGCCCGCGACATCAGCGAGCGGCCAGCCACCTACCGATCCGCTGGGCGATGTCGGGGGCGGTCAACCCTAG
- the hemQ gene encoding hydrogen peroxide-dependent heme synthase, whose translation MARLDYQALNSTIRYLMFSVFQVQPGVLGEDRDAATKEARAFFDGLADRDVVVRGIYDVAGMRADADFMIWTHAERLEDLQAAYADFRRTTELGRASAPVWSNVALHRPAEFNKSHIPAFLAGEEPGAYICVYPFVRSYEWYLLPDDERRRMLADHGKAARGYPDVRANTVSSFALGDYEWILAFEAPELHRIVDLMRDLRATDARRHVREEIPFFTGPRVEIEKLIAALP comes from the coding sequence ATGGCGCGACTCGACTATCAGGCTCTCAACTCCACCATCCGCTACCTGATGTTCTCGGTCTTCCAGGTGCAGCCCGGAGTGCTGGGCGAGGATCGGGACGCCGCGACCAAGGAGGCCAGGGCGTTCTTCGACGGTCTCGCCGATCGCGATGTCGTGGTGCGCGGCATCTACGACGTGGCCGGGATGCGCGCCGACGCCGACTTCATGATCTGGACGCACGCCGAACGCCTCGAGGACCTGCAAGCCGCATACGCGGACTTCCGGCGCACCACCGAACTGGGCCGCGCCAGCGCGCCGGTGTGGAGCAATGTGGCGCTGCACCGGCCCGCCGAGTTCAACAAGAGCCATATCCCGGCGTTCCTGGCCGGGGAGGAGCCGGGTGCCTACATCTGCGTGTACCCGTTCGTCCGCTCCTACGAGTGGTATCTGCTGCCCGACGACGAGCGCCGCCGGATGCTGGCCGACCACGGGAAGGCCGCGCGCGGTTACCCGGACGTGCGGGCCAACACGGTCAGCTCGTTCGCGCTGGGCGATTACGAGTGGATTCTCGCTTTCGAGGCGCCCGAACTGCACCGCATCGTCGACTTGATGCGCGATCTGCGGGCCACCGACGCCAGGCGGCATGTGCGCGAGGAGATCCCGTTCTTCACCGGGCCTCGCGTGGAGATCGAGAAACTGATCGCCGCCCTGCCCTGA
- a CDS encoding DUF3000 domain-containing protein produces the protein MGTATVHPRIELAPIRPPQRLAPYSYAIGAEVKHPDAAMVPIDSEGDAFGRLILLHDPDGDDTWHGTLRLVAYIQADIDAALATDPLLPEVAWSWLVDALESRTEPFTALGGTVTSTSSVRYGDIVGPPRAHQLEIRASWTPVTTDMRPHLEAFCEVLAYAAGLPPAGVTQLQMRQGLSGDQR, from the coding sequence ATGGGCACCGCTACCGTGCATCCCCGGATCGAGCTCGCGCCCATCCGGCCGCCGCAACGACTAGCGCCGTACTCCTACGCCATCGGCGCCGAGGTCAAACACCCGGACGCCGCCATGGTCCCGATCGACTCCGAGGGCGACGCGTTCGGCAGATTGATCCTGCTGCACGACCCGGACGGCGACGACACGTGGCACGGCACCCTACGTCTGGTCGCCTACATCCAGGCCGATATCGATGCCGCGCTGGCCACCGACCCGCTGCTACCCGAGGTGGCGTGGAGCTGGCTGGTGGACGCGCTGGAGTCGCGGACCGAACCGTTCACCGCGCTCGGCGGGACGGTGACCTCGACCAGCTCGGTGCGTTACGGCGATATCGTCGGCCCGCCGCGCGCCCACCAGCTGGAGATACGCGCCTCCTGGACGCCGGTCACCACCGATATGCGGCCGCATCTGGAGGCATTCTGCGAGGTGCTGGCCTATGCGGCCGGTCTGCCGCCCGCGGGGGTGACCCAGCTACAGATGCGGCAGGGCTTGTCCGGCGATCAACGCTGA
- the hemE gene encoding uroporphyrinogen decarboxylase has product MSTHTRRRLTDAPFLAAATGATPSRRPVWFMRQAGRSLPEYREVRAGVGMLESCFDPELVCAITLQPIRRHQVDAAILFSDIVVPLKAAGIDLDIVPGVGPVVAAPVRTVDDVRALPRLRPEEVGAVTDGVRLLVDELGETPLIGFAGAPFTLASYLVEGGPSKNHERTKAMMYADPRTWHTLLGVLTDITIAFLQAQLSAGVDAVQLFDSWAGALSLADYRTFVLPHSERVFAEIAGAGVPRIHFGVGTGELLGAMGEAGADVVGVDWRVPLTDAVRRIGSGKALQGNLDPAVLFAGLAAIEEQTRRIVREADEAITMGASGHIFNLGHGVLPDTDPGVLTALVELVHEL; this is encoded by the coding sequence ATGAGCACTCATACCCGCCGCCGGTTGACCGATGCCCCGTTCCTGGCCGCCGCTACCGGCGCGACGCCCAGCAGGCGTCCGGTGTGGTTCATGCGCCAGGCCGGACGCTCGCTGCCCGAATACCGCGAGGTGCGGGCGGGCGTCGGGATGCTCGAGTCGTGCTTCGATCCGGAATTGGTGTGTGCGATCACCCTGCAGCCGATCCGCAGGCACCAGGTCGACGCGGCGATCCTGTTCTCCGACATCGTCGTTCCGCTCAAAGCGGCGGGGATCGATCTCGATATCGTGCCCGGAGTGGGGCCGGTGGTCGCGGCACCGGTGCGGACGGTCGACGACGTGCGCGCGCTGCCCCGGCTGCGCCCCGAGGAGGTCGGCGCGGTCACCGACGGCGTACGTCTGCTGGTCGATGAGTTGGGCGAGACGCCGCTGATCGGGTTCGCGGGCGCGCCGTTCACCCTCGCTTCCTACCTGGTCGAGGGCGGGCCGAGCAAGAATCACGAGCGCACCAAGGCGATGATGTACGCCGACCCGCGGACCTGGCACACGCTGCTCGGTGTGCTCACCGACATCACCATCGCGTTCCTGCAGGCGCAGCTGTCGGCGGGTGTGGACGCGGTGCAGCTGTTCGATTCCTGGGCCGGCGCGCTGTCGCTGGCCGACTACCGAACCTTCGTGCTGCCGCACTCGGAGCGGGTGTTCGCCGAGATCGCCGGCGCGGGCGTGCCGCGCATCCACTTCGGCGTCGGCACCGGCGAACTGCTCGGCGCCATGGGCGAGGCGGGCGCCGACGTGGTCGGCGTCGACTGGCGGGTGCCGCTGACCGATGCGGTCCGCCGCATCGGATCCGGAAAAGCGTTGCAGGGCAACCTCGATCCCGCCGTGCTGTTCGCCGGACTCGCGGCAATCGAGGAGCAGACCCGCCGGATAGTGCGCGAAGCGGACGAGGCGATCACGATGGGCGCCTCGGGGCACATCTTCAACCTCGGTCACGGGGTGCTCCCGGACACCGACCCGGGCGTGCTGACCGCCTTGGTGGAGCTCGTCCACGAACTGTGA